The Cryptococcus decagattii chromosome 11, complete sequence genomic sequence GCTCTTGTGAGATCGCTTCCGGTAAAGTCGCCAGTTGTTACTCTTCGAATCCTCTTTTTCAAGGCCTCTTCAACAATGCTCCTGATTTCAGTATGCTGTTCTGTATTGGACATGATATTCACTATAGCATTCTTTGTTCGTTGAGGAGTATCCAGCACGTTTGCGGTGACGGTGTCATACGCCGATTGGGCTACCCTCCTTTCCGCCAATTGTTTGAGTAGTGCTCGGCTGAGGATGCTCACTCGTTCGTCAAAGCCTCCTTCGTGACTGTTCGAAGCCTCTATCTGGTTCCTCAAATTTGCATTTTCCAAGCTGCTTCTACTGAGCTGGCTCGTGAGTCGATCCACCTGGTCTTCGAGATGAACAGTTCGTAATAGGTCTTCAGAAAGCTGGGTGGCGGTCAGTTGGGAGTTTTCCAGTTGAGCAGATGCCAGCTGAGAATGAGTTCGCTTGTGACGATTAAGAACGCGCGATAGGAAGTTCTTGTAGTCTTGATTGTCATTGCCGCTTTCCATGATTACCTTAGGTTATTTATTGGATAGGTTTTTGAATAGTCGGGAGTGAAAAATGGTAAAAATGTACTGCGTCTTTATACTAACGAGAGACAATGGTTGCCATTTGATTATCCGTTAGCCGATTCTGAAAGACGATAAATTCGCATTCACTCCGTTGTATCACAAGCGAAGAGAATCATCGGCTTGCAGGTCATCATCTCAAAGGAGCGCGTAACCCTTATGCATAATTCCTACTGAAGCATGCGCAAATGTTTTACCGGCACTATTTTATCTTAACTTCCAACTCTCGAGCCTTTGGTGTCAAGTGGAATCTGAATCAGTCGTGCTAGGCTTTCGCGTGCTTTCAAAGTACCCATCACTTGATTTAAAGCCCATCTCTACATTCAATTTCCCATTTGTCTCATCGACCCATGGAATCGTGGTCATACTTAATCCGCTCAACGTTCCTTGTCCCATCGTTTGCTTGGTAAGTCGTGTTTTAGGTTCGATGTGAGCAGCTCTCTAATTGGATCTCGTAATCTTGTAGAAGGTGCCGAGCTGATTTTGTCCAAGTGGCATCTTGTATCTTCGAAAATTGGGCCTGGAATAGCTATAGGTTGATGGCAGGGTCTTCACAGCTTCGCCATCTTCCCTTGCCAAACGATCGACCGCTTTCATGGCGGCGCTCTCGCCAGTCGTGAAGCTGTATCGAGCATTAACATGTTCAGACTTTGGCGATGTCAGGTTTTTGGTtacatcctcttcacctccaGGCATCCCCAGATGCATTTCCCGCCTCAAGTGCCCAATATTGATCGAAGGCCTCCCACATGGCCCTCACCAGATCGTCCTTGCTGAAATCTAAAACCCCCCTAGTAGCGTAGTCCACTCGACATCTCAGGACATCTTTGAAAATGCGCTTGATTTCATGTCACTTTGACATGCTAAACATGATATCTTTCATCGCTGCCTTTCTTTTGTTGGACGTACTCAGCGCATTGGGAGTGGCGGTATCAGTCCCCCACATACCCACTCGACGATCAGCCATTTATCTTAGTCTGTTGAATCCTTTCAATCGAAGCTTATGCATGCTTCTCGTTGATCCTTTGTTGTCAATCAAGGTGaaccatcttctctcacTTATCATGCATGGGTAATTTTAGGAATAGATATCGTTCGATAGACTGTTGTTCGATTCTCTTAGCGAATATAGCAAGACACCTGGTTGACTTCTTAGGTGCGTGTAGGCTATAATACATCTTATATCTAACGTTGTCCACAAAGCCTTAACATTAAGCATATGGTATCTTGTACTCGCCAGTGGTTCCATCAGCAGTCATCCCCGGATCGATCGCACCGGGACGGACGTGCTTTCAAAAAACCCTCGTTCGACCCGCTCATAGCTCTACCTTCAACTGAACACCTTTTACAAAAGCATTCTGCACCAAATCCAGTCCGCTCAGTATCCCTTTCCCCCCTTACACTTACGCTTCTATGTTGAGCGGCAGTCAATATAAACATATTTTTAACACATCATCTGTACAGATAAAGGCCGCCTCACATCCCCTGATCGTCTCGTACATCTCTAAAACTGTCACCCTCGATAGTATAGTTAGCGGCACTTCTAACCAAGCTCGATAAGGGAGACCGACGGTCTAGCTTGGCatccctttctccttcttccacatcGGCGAAGCGACCCACTAATTCCTGGTCGGAGAACGATGATGAAAGCAAAATCTTGCATTTCGGGTCCGAGTTCGGGAACGCCTCCACCTGCCAGGTAAGCTTTCCATTCAAAAAGACCGGTATCTACGGAAGGTTACAGATAGTAGGTTGTCCAAGCCAAGTCATCTCTATGGCACTTGTGTTATCGATCCTGCTGTGAAGACAGCTGTTAGAAAGTAGAAAATAGGACGAAATTGCGGATATCAGCGAATTGAACTGTTCGTTCGGTGTAGGCGCAGATATGAAATCCGGTGCAAAAAGGCTTGCTGAGCCGGTGTCGGGTACAATGTCTTCGAAGAGTCCGTCCATTCTATTACGACAGTCTTGAACATCGCAGCGGTCAACACCATGTGTTTGCATACAAACGATgtgaaaagaagaaaacaaagggaaaaaaaagagaaaaaaaagagagagatgggCGACTTGGCATCGGCAAATGGCTATGCCGTCATCACCTTGCAGCTCCTGAGTGAATATCTCAGAACCCATTTCTCTCCTGCTTCATCAGCAACCTTTCCATCTGGCTATACAGAACACCCTCCGCAGCCCGTACCCATGCTCAAGTACATCTACGTGTGCCGACATGGCTTCCGGTGAGTTCCAATGCACCACACTCATTAACCTGGCATTTTACGACATGGTGGAGGACGGCCAACGTGCTGCACCGTACCGGTGGCTGAAGAAACGAGAACTGACTACTTTATACAGCTCCAACTGGGTGGATCCTTGTATAAAGTCAGGACCTACGGGCATGAACCGCGATCCTCCTGTACGTTTTTATTTTCTCAAGTTTCAATTCACCACTTACATGAAATCATCCAATGTACAACATAGCTCGCAGCCCACGGCCTCGACCAAGCAGAATCTCTTGCaaccttcctctcctccccatccAGTACCAACCCATATCCCATACCGGAAATCGTATTTTCCTCACCCTTCTATCGATGTATCCAGACCGCATTGCCTACAGCCCAAGCGCTTGGACTGACGCTTGCTGAGGGAGAGTCTTTCAACGACGAAAACGAAGGCGACAAACAAATAGCTGCAGAAGGacagaaagagaaaaagggagaaacAAAGAGAAAACGGAAAAGCCGGAAAGGCCTTCACCTTGAACACGGTGTCGGCGAATGGTATTCACCCGTCTATCCCAACACCGGTCTTCATCCCCGCCCTGCCCCATCCCACATCCTCTCTCCACTCTTCCCTCCGGGCAGTATTAACCCCTCTTATCAACCcactctctttccttctcgtAAAGGTGAATCTCTGGAAAGTCTTCACGAAAGGGCAGAATTATTTATCGATGCATGGACGAGACGGGTCGAAGGGGAATGGCCAGATGTGGAATGTGTAGTTATTTTTGCGCATGCGGCTAGTATCATTGCGCTTGGAAGAGCTGTAAGTTTTGACCGCCCTTCCTTGCCCATGAAATACAAACTGACACTTTGAGCAATAGTTAACAGGAGATCGATCGTTGGAAGTCATAGCAGGCTGTGCTACCACATCCCTTTACACTCGTAAaccctccccttcctcttcctcatcttcaaccATACCAAATCCTGGCTCCTCCCAATACACTCTCCTCTACTCCGGCAGGTATGACTACCTTCCCCTCGGTCTCGAACGCGATTGGTCCTTTGCGGACGTCGTCCTCACTCCCGATGGAGAAGTTGTAGGCGATCACGGAGATGAAGGTGGGCATGAAGgcgaagaatgggaagaagggttgACCCAGGTTGGTAAGCAATGGTTGGAAGACACGAGGTttgagagagagagggtGAGGGGGAAAGGGGAGATTGGGGTGGGTGATCGAGAGAGAAAGTCGAGGATGTGAACGATCTTTTTTGAATACATATTATTCGTGGTTCACTGAACGGCGATATATAGACTTTATACAGCAGATACACAATATTATACAGGATACTCCGGAGCTCGTTCAGCGGAGGATGTTACATTGTAATACATATATGACAAGAAATGACCTCTGCCAACCGAAAATGAGAGAAAATGGCCTTTGTAGTATGAAGTATATTGTAATAGAAGACTAGTGCGTCGCATTAGACTCCCCTCTTCGCTTAGCTTGCAATAATTCCCAGTGGTATTGAGAAACCGTTAAATGGTGAAGCATGATCCAGGCAAGACTATTCTCACTGCTCACTGTGTACGTAGTAAGTTGATAGCTATAACATCCCGAAGGATAGGGCGCCAAGTCAAAACGCAACAGACTGGAATGGCAGACGTGTTCCCGACAATTCGTGAATCGTGTTTTAAAGGATTCATAGAAATTAGCTCATATAAAGATGGGCAGGACAATACCCGATTGCAATGGTGAAGATTAGTAAGTGGAAGAAATGAAATGGCTTGAAAGCAAGCCTGACTGCTAGGGCGCATATAAAAGAAAATGTGGATATCAAAAATTAGATGAGAGGCGCCGGAAACCTATCAGGGACGTGTGGCTCCACATTCCATTTAAAAAGCGGTTGACAAGACACATCCCAGTATATTTTCTTTGACGATCAACTTGACCACATACAAGCACCCTATACGCAAGGTCGGATCAAAAACGTCAAATGGAAACAGTCAGTAATTCGATATTCCATCATTTGATCCACGGGTCGCACAACATCCCCCCCAAACAAAAGTTTTTTTTAGTATCAATGTGCATGAACTCCAACCCAAATCATCCATGCGCTACACCTAGTAGCCGAACTCGGCGAGCTTGGCGTCCTTGGGGGCAGAAGCCTCGGCCTTGGCACGGAGCTTGAGAGCGGCTTGCTGTGAAACGCATCCATTGTCAGCGAGTCCCCCAGAGAGGCAAAagggtgaaaaagatgaaacCCACCTTGCGCTCAAAGTAAGCCTGACCCTTgaccttcctcttctcctcaagcCTGTCAACAACGTCCTTGTAGTTCCATCCGACCTCGGCGCTAATCCTCTTGAGGGTGCAGAACTTCCTTCCGGGCTTCAATCGGAGGACACGGAGGGCAGCAGGGACAACCATCTTCTTGACACGGTCCTGGGCGGGGGGGACACCCTCGTAGAGCTCAAGTCGCTTGAGGGCGGCGGCACCTCGAGAAGTCTTGTGGGGAACCATACCGCGGATGGCCTTGTAGAGGATTCGGGAAGGAGCGCGGAAGTGGAAAGGACCAGACTTCTTGGGGTTGACAATGTGTCGCTCTAAAAAAGTGAATTTTTAGTATTTCCCTCGGGTTTTGCAGACGAAGGGTTAGGGTGAAGGACGTACTGTGGAGGTAGTTGTGGTACTTGATCTTGTTCCTGAAGAAGGAACCAGAGCAGTTGATCTCCTCACATCGAACAACGGTGACCTTTTGGCCAGTGAGGATCTAACAattgaaaagaaagaaaaaatgTCAGCGTCCATCTGTTGACCAGTTGTCATCTCCGAGTCCGAATCCATTCTCCTGTCTTGCACGAATTCTCAAAAGTTTTCTCTCCACTCTTACACTTGTCACCACAATCACACGACCCTCCCATACTGTGCAAGACTTGACTCATTTTCTCAGGAAATATTCTCAGAAACACTAACCTGCTTGGCAACGACCGAAGCAAGTCGACCGAGGAGGTGACCTTTGCCGTCAATGACGATAGGCTGGGCGGAGAAAGCGGACATCTGTTGTTTCGATAGCCGTTTTGGTAGGATTGCGAAGATAGTTGGAGATTAAGAAGTGGTGCGTAGATATGGGAAGACAATGAGGATAGATTTGAAAGAGTCGGAGGGGTAAACGCGAATGAGAGAAACCATCATCAGCGTCCGCTCAATTCCACGATCCCTTTCCCAAACCCATCCTGttctccctcctcatctcgtCCTACccactcttctctctctgaCTGCTTACTGCTGGACTGAAAAGGAAACTGTTACGCACCGTGACCTGCCCTGTTTGATATAAACTTTTGAAGTacagaaaaagaaagaaagaaaacTCCAACACTTTTTTGCAGTAACGAAACGACGAGCGAGAATCCTCACGCCCGGCAAGCACGCAGTGTGAGCTGGGACGCAGGCAGGGGAGTTCGGAGAATTTGATTATCGCCGAGATGAGGAACGAGTGTGGCGAAGCAGATTATGCAGAAGTGTATCGGCGTTTGGTGGTCCTGGCAGCTAAATCCGATACGGACGTCCTCGGACGTCGCCGGTTGTTTTGGGTGTCCGCTACATACAATATGCACGTTTGTCGCTTGAGAAGGATTCTTACAACCATTGACGATGCAAACCGTCTATAAACTCTATCCAACTGTTTTCCTGGCAGATGCAGCCACCGCCATAGTCCAATTATCCAGTTGGCCAATTACTCGATACCGGTCAAAGATCCATTTTAAACAGGTGAAGAGGTTGCCATCCCTCGAGTCATTCTACATTTAAACTACTCTGGCCACGATCCTTTTACTCAGatctcccttctttctcaccATATGACGTTTTTATGGATACCGATaatttcttcttgttctcattctcatcctcGCGTCTTTCCTCCCTGTTCCTCCTTCGCAATGACGACTCGGCAAATGTTACGGTTCCAGAGGACTATTTCAGAGTGGAGTGGAGGCCCGATGGATATACATGTATATTAGCGTCGTATTCTATCTATTaatttcttcctccatatGCAAATGCGGGAGTAAAACGCTCCAGGTCCAACCAACATTAGAAACATCCGGTCCATATTTCCATCCACGAACCCAGCACCTATCTACCTGGTGATAtctccccccccccccctctTCCGACAACCCATTAATGATGGATCAGAGTATTCCATCAGTTTGTGTATAGTTGTCGTCGTGTCTGACGGCATTGGCTGAGCTTGGCAATGAGTAATGAATGCGGTAACATTGGCTTGAATGGGCAACGTTGTTGTTGGCTCTTGCTGGTGACGATGCGGATAGAAAAAGGGACTTGGGTAAAACATTGATGGTACTGCTATTCAATCAACAGTTTTCAGCTTCTTTGATTAAACCCTTTCAGCTATACAAGGCGTCAAAGTTAAACAATCAATGTACGGGAACGAGCACGAAGACAAAAGGAATAAGATGCGAGGAGACATACAGAGAATAACGCCATGGTAGTGGCTATGGGTGAACATGGTTGTTATTTATCCCTGCAGAATGCGTTAATGTTATATGCGCAAAAGTGGGATAAGGTTAGCGTATTCGGTCGAGGTCCCTGACGCAGGATACGATGACGGAGGATAGTGGGCTGTGGACAGAGGACAGGTGAAAAATGTTGAAGAGGATACGCAGAAAAGAGAATGTGCCTTGTTTACTGAATCCACTAATCAATTATCTTGCTTGTTTTTTTGATATAGAGCAGAAGAGCAAAACATACCCTTTACGGATCTGTTCATTCAGCCATCCTTTTTTTCGCTCGTCAACAACTTGCGACGCGTTTCGCAATCCAGTCGCCGTCTCCGAAATGCCAGACTCACCACCCGACACGCTCTCCCGCACATCCTCGACAACGTCGCTTTCTGGGATGGGGATCCAGTTTCACTCTGCAAATCCTCTCCCACCGTCGCTGCACGACAAAGCGCCGCCGAGCGCCGTCCCTCTTCTCCGCTCGTATTCGGACGACCACCGCCAGCGCCAGCAGAACGACGTGACCCTGGTGTCGCATCAAACTAGCTCGGCGGGCGTGCCTGGCTCTGCAGCACCTGGCGCGTCCTTCTCCGGCGGGAATCTGAATCTGCGAGGGGCCAACTCAAACGCGGACTCGTTGCGGATTCATAGAAATTCCATCTCCCACTCCTTTTCTGCAGACCGCGTGCCCACCGTCTCCACCATCCCTAGCTTCCCCCCTGCACCGCCCTCACACCCTTCTAGCGCGTTCTACCCATCACCCGCTGCGCCCTGCTCCCGTCCCGGCGCCCCGCCCTTTGTCGCCCATCAGACCGCCCGTGCCGCCCATCAGACTAGCTCCTCCGCCCACAACACTAGCCCCTCCACTCACAACACTAGCTCCTTTGCCACGTCGTCCTCGATCGGTCTGCAGATGCACGAAGCGCGTGGCAGGGTTGTCTCCCCGCACCACCCGGACCCCAGCGGGCCGTCCCCGCCAGAACCCGCCCTTGATGGCACGTCACAGCCGAACCCCTACGATCCACCGCACCTCAAAGCCAACGGCACGTGGGGGAATGAAAACGGGTACGCGTCCACGATGTACCATCCGTTGACCGGCAAGGAATCGCAGTACGGCTCGACGCCCACAGTCCATCCCGCCAAGGTGCCCTTTACAGAGAGCACCGCCTACTGGCTTGGCCTCTACTTTTTCTTCAACCTCGGACTCACCCTCTTCAACAAGTTTGTCCTTGTCTCGTTCCCCTTTCCCTATGTGAGCGTTCCCCGGCCATGTCCCTTGATAGCAGATGCTGACTGGGAACAGACATTAACCGGTTTGCATGCCTTGTCCGGTTGTGCAGGGTGCTACATCGCCCTCGAACGAGGCGCCTTTGTAcgtctctccttcctgcCAGCCTTGTTCTTCACGTGGGACGCCCATACTGATCGCATCTTATATAGACTCCTGCGAGACTAACACAAAAGGAAAATATCATTCTTGCTGCTTTCTCAGTCTTATACACTATCAACATTGCAGTCAGCAATATTAGTCTCCAGCTTGTCACCGTCCCATTCCACCAAGTCGTTCGCGCATCCACCCCGCTTTTCAcaatcttcatctcctccatctttttGCGTTCCCGCTTCAGTATAATGAAGCTCATCTCACTTTTACCTGTCGTTGCCGGCGTCGGCTTTGCGTATGTCTACTTTATCTTTATTCCACTTTTCACTCTTGACTGATTGCAACTCGTCTTTTTTTATAGGACATACGGAGACTACTACTTTACAACATGGGGCCTTATCCTTACCCTGTTGGGGACTTTTCTCGCCGCGTTAAAGACTGTAGTCACCAACCTGATCCAAACAGGTGGTGGCGGGAGACTCAAACTCGTACGTCGCTTCGTCCTCATTTTTCGATCCCTTCCATTCCCACTATACATTCGCTAACTGACCCTCTCCCTACAGCACCCCCTTGACCTCCTCATGCGCATGTCCCCTCTCGCATTCATCCAATGCGTAATTTACGGCTGGTACACTGGTGAACTCGAACGTGTCCGCGCGTACGGCGCAACCCAAATGACATCAACCAAAGCCGTCGCGCTCTTGATCAATGGAGTGATTGCCTGTGGTTTGAATATCGTCAGTTTTACCGCGAATAAAAAG encodes the following:
- a CDS encoding ribosomal protein L13; this translates as MSAFSAQPIVIDGKGHLLGRLASVVAKQILTGQKVTVVRCEEINCSGSFFRNKIKYHNYLHKRHIVNPKKSGPFHFRAPSRILYKAIRGMVPHKTSRGAAALKRLELYEGVPPAQDRVKKMVVPAALRVLRLKPGRKFCTLKRISAEVGWNYKDVVDRLEEKRKVKGQAYFERKQAALKLRAKAEASAPKDAKLAEFGY